In Paenarthrobacter sp. GOM3, a single window of DNA contains:
- a CDS encoding ABC transporter ATP-binding protein: MTTALNLVHVSLEYPDGGSTLKALDSVNLAVSEGEFLSLVGPSGSGKSSLLAVAATLIKPTSGVVVINGQDVAALAEAERTALRRDKVGIIFQQPNLLPALTAVEQLLIREHLRGNPLKEARLKAGELLDVVGLSGAEHKRPHQLSGGQRQRVNIARALMGSPSVLLVDEPTAALDHERSESVVRLLRRVTDEFHMATVMVTHDTEFLPLTDAVATMRDGRISPALVPSP; the protein is encoded by the coding sequence GTGACTACTGCACTCAACCTCGTCCACGTCTCGCTCGAATATCCCGATGGCGGCTCTACCCTCAAGGCCTTGGACTCCGTAAACCTCGCGGTAAGCGAGGGGGAGTTCCTGTCCTTGGTGGGTCCCTCCGGCTCGGGGAAGTCATCACTGCTCGCCGTTGCCGCCACCCTCATCAAGCCCACCTCCGGAGTGGTGGTCATCAACGGACAGGATGTCGCCGCCCTTGCCGAGGCCGAACGCACGGCGCTGCGTCGGGACAAGGTGGGCATCATCTTCCAGCAACCCAACCTGCTGCCGGCACTGACCGCCGTCGAGCAGTTGTTGATCCGTGAGCACCTGCGGGGCAACCCGTTGAAGGAAGCCCGCCTAAAGGCCGGGGAATTGCTCGACGTGGTTGGCTTATCCGGGGCCGAACACAAGCGACCGCACCAGCTATCCGGCGGCCAGCGTCAACGGGTGAACATAGCGCGGGCCCTGATGGGCAGTCCTTCGGTCCTCCTGGTGGATGAGCCCACCGCGGCACTTGATCACGAACGAAGCGAATCCGTTGTCCGGTTGCTGCGTCGGGTCACGGACGAATTCCACATGGCCACCGTCATGGTCACGCACGATACCGAGTTCCTGCCCCTCACGGATGCCGTCGCGACCATGCGGGACGGACGGATCAGCCCCGCACTCGTCCCGTCGCCGTAA
- a CDS encoding ABC transporter permease, giving the protein MFLAIRDIRFAKGRFALMGSVVALITLLLVMLSGLTAGLGNQSTSAIASLPAQQIVFGAPAGGEPKASYTESEVSTAQLETWRGQPGVTSVQPMGISQTRFQSLGAGGTPSGTANVAVFGGSIAPQAVEDGAVVVGETLAKDLSLTPGSRVSVGGTDLTVSSVVEDQWYSHTGVVWTTLDTWRSIAHAAPGTATVLAVKYDAGTSLDIDASNASAGTVSTDPVGSFQALASYKSENGSLMLMQAFLYGISALVIVAFLTVWTVQRTRDIAILKALGASSGYVLRDALAQAALVLVSGAAVGGLLGLAGGAFAAQAAPFLVTPLTTLLPVAGIVLLGLAGAVLAVRKVTKVDPLLALGGN; this is encoded by the coding sequence ATGTTTCTCGCCATCCGCGACATCCGTTTCGCCAAGGGCCGTTTTGCGCTCATGGGCAGCGTCGTCGCCTTGATCACTTTGCTGCTCGTGATGTTGTCCGGGCTGACGGCCGGACTGGGCAACCAGTCGACGTCGGCAATTGCATCGCTGCCCGCGCAGCAGATCGTCTTCGGGGCTCCTGCCGGAGGTGAGCCCAAGGCGTCATACACCGAGTCCGAGGTTTCCACAGCCCAGCTCGAGACGTGGCGCGGACAGCCGGGCGTCACGTCTGTGCAGCCAATGGGAATCAGCCAGACGCGTTTCCAGTCCCTGGGCGCTGGTGGCACTCCAAGTGGTACAGCAAACGTCGCCGTCTTTGGCGGATCTATCGCTCCCCAAGCCGTGGAGGACGGGGCGGTGGTTGTCGGCGAAACCTTGGCGAAGGACCTGTCCCTGACCCCCGGTAGCCGAGTGAGCGTAGGCGGCACCGACCTCACCGTCTCGTCCGTTGTGGAGGATCAGTGGTACTCCCATACCGGCGTTGTTTGGACCACGCTGGACACCTGGCGGTCCATCGCGCATGCGGCCCCGGGCACGGCCACCGTCCTCGCCGTAAAGTACGACGCCGGAACCTCCTTGGACATCGACGCCTCCAACGCGTCTGCTGGCACCGTCAGTACGGATCCTGTTGGCTCCTTCCAGGCCTTGGCCTCGTACAAGAGCGAAAACGGTTCGCTCATGCTGATGCAGGCCTTCCTGTATGGCATCTCCGCGTTGGTGATCGTCGCCTTCCTGACCGTGTGGACGGTGCAGCGGACCCGGGATATAGCGATACTCAAAGCCCTCGGCGCTTCCTCCGGTTACGTCCTGCGCGATGCCCTTGCCCAGGCAGCCCTGGTACTGGTTTCCGGGGCCGCAGTGGGCGGTTTGTTGGGACTAGCCGGGGGTGCCTTTGCGGCCCAGGCGGCACCTTTCCTGGTTACTCCCCTGACCACGCTGCTACCGGTGGCTGGGATTGTCCTCCTCGGCCTGGCAGGCGCAGTTCTCGCTGTCCGAAAAGTCACCAAAGTAGACCCTCTGCTGGCTCTCGGCGGCAACTGA
- a CDS encoding response regulator — protein MSEIRILLVDDHPVVRAGLRAMLADFPGVTVVAEVADGDAALAELRRLHTLGEPVDLVLMDLQMGAGMDGVTATEKIKAGEAGSPPPPVLILTTYDTDADILAAVEAGASGYMLKDAPPEQIRQAVLSAAAGQTALAPEVAARLMGRIRNPSPALSAREVELLELLATGLGNRAIAKQLFISEATVKTHLVHIYSKLGVDNRTAAIAVATQRRIIRGR, from the coding sequence ATGAGCGAGATCCGCATTCTGTTGGTGGATGACCACCCGGTGGTCAGGGCAGGCCTGCGCGCCATGTTGGCGGACTTTCCGGGCGTCACGGTGGTAGCCGAAGTGGCGGATGGTGATGCCGCGCTGGCCGAGCTGCGCAGGCTCCACACCCTGGGCGAACCAGTGGACCTGGTCCTCATGGACCTGCAAATGGGGGCCGGCATGGATGGGGTGACGGCTACGGAAAAGATCAAGGCGGGCGAGGCCGGGAGCCCCCCGCCCCCGGTCCTGATCCTCACCACGTACGACACCGACGCCGATATCCTCGCCGCCGTTGAAGCCGGCGCGAGCGGGTACATGTTGAAGGACGCACCGCCCGAGCAGATCCGGCAGGCTGTCCTTTCCGCGGCAGCAGGGCAGACTGCGCTGGCACCGGAGGTCGCGGCGCGGCTCATGGGGCGGATCCGTAACCCGTCGCCCGCGTTGAGCGCCAGGGAAGTGGAACTGCTTGAGCTCTTGGCTACTGGTCTGGGCAACCGCGCGATCGCGAAGCAACTGTTCATTTCGGAGGCCACGGTGAAGACACACCTGGTGCATATCTACTCCAAGCTGGGGGTCGACAACCGGACGGCTGCGATTGCGGTGGCGACGCAGCGACGGATCATCCGCGGGCGCTGA
- a CDS encoding NAD(P)-dependent oxidoreductase, with translation MKIAVYGATGMVGSQIVNESITRGHQVTAISRKGAEVPGAAAQAADQADAQTFASIAKDHDVVVLATGPSRTGGDHSEWLEAMATAYSNAEGTRLMIVGGAGTLEIDGVRLLDSPDFPEAYKAEATTAATALEAVKQAPETLDWTVLAPAPVIQPGERTGEYAVAKDSPAGSSISTQDYAVAMLDEIESPAHRRARFTAAN, from the coding sequence ATGAAAATCGCAGTCTACGGCGCAACAGGCATGGTCGGCAGCCAGATCGTCAATGAGTCCATCACCCGCGGCCACCAGGTCACCGCCATCTCCCGCAAGGGCGCTGAAGTCCCCGGAGCGGCCGCACAGGCTGCAGACCAGGCTGACGCGCAAACCTTTGCATCCATTGCAAAGGACCACGACGTCGTCGTGCTCGCTACGGGCCCCAGCCGCACCGGCGGTGACCACTCCGAGTGGCTCGAAGCCATGGCCACCGCTTACAGCAACGCAGAAGGAACCCGGCTGATGATTGTCGGCGGCGCTGGGACACTGGAAATTGACGGTGTCCGCCTGCTCGACTCCCCGGACTTCCCTGAGGCCTACAAGGCTGAGGCCACCACGGCTGCCACGGCCCTCGAGGCCGTGAAGCAGGCCCCCGAAACCCTTGACTGGACCGTACTGGCTCCGGCGCCCGTCATCCAGCCCGGTGAGCGGACCGGCGAATACGCTGTGGCCAAGGATTCGCCGGCCGGCAGCAGCATCTCCACGCAGGACTACGCCGTGGCCATGCTGGATGAGATCGAAAGCCCGGCCCACCGCCGCGCACGCTTTACCGCAGCCAACTAA
- a CDS encoding winged helix-turn-helix transcriptional regulator: METNNLPANILDPNCPSRVIFQRIGDKWASLVIQVLGAGPVRFSELRKMVNVVTPKVLTQTLRALERDGLITRTVHAQVPPRVDYELTAMGESLLQPLSLLREWAESHVPTILEARDAYDDAQDSAVLGSAT, from the coding sequence ATGGAAACCAATAACCTCCCGGCGAACATCCTGGACCCCAACTGTCCCTCCCGCGTGATCTTCCAACGAATCGGCGACAAATGGGCCTCGCTGGTCATCCAGGTGTTGGGCGCCGGTCCGGTACGGTTCTCCGAGTTGCGGAAAATGGTCAACGTCGTGACGCCCAAAGTCCTGACCCAAACGCTGAGGGCGCTGGAGCGGGACGGCCTCATCACCCGGACTGTCCATGCCCAGGTCCCCCCACGCGTGGACTACGAACTCACCGCGATGGGCGAATCCCTATTGCAGCCGCTGTCCCTGCTCCGTGAATGGGCGGAGAGCCACGTGCCCACCATCCTGGAAGCCCGCGACGCCTACGACGACGCGCAGGACTCCGCGGTTCTTGGCTCAGCCACCTAG
- a CDS encoding phytoene desaturase family protein, translated as MGDVAVVGAGPNGLAAAVVMARAGLKVHVYEAADTIGGGSRTSELMEPGHFYDVCSAVHPMAVASPFFRAFELSKRIELRVPEVQHGTPLDIGGAALAYQSLDRTVQGLGVDGPAYRRLMEPLLERVSGVVEFTSNQLLRIPKDPLATVGFGLATLDQGTPMWGRRFREEAAPALLTGVMSHALGSQPSLSSTGAGLLLGVLAHAGGWPIPVGGSMSIAQAMADDVTAHGGTIHVGERVDSLDQVRPADAILLDVAPPTLARIGGAEVPDRYRRALEAFRFGNAACKVDFILSGPVPWLDPGLAQAGTVHVGGSRLAMAESENLVAMGKYPPEPYVLVSQPSLVDPTRAPEGRHILWSYCHVPANSTVDMAEAVTDRIEQYAPGFRDVVVASKTTTAAELAAYNENYVGGDFSAGTLDLRGLVQRPVVSNVPWRTPMPGVYLCSSSTPPGPGVTGMPGYHAAKHALKDIFKLRVPGLGV; from the coding sequence ATGGGTGATGTCGCCGTCGTCGGGGCCGGTCCAAACGGTTTGGCCGCAGCAGTGGTCATGGCCCGCGCGGGCCTGAAAGTCCACGTCTACGAGGCCGCGGATACTATTGGCGGAGGTTCGCGCACCAGCGAGCTGATGGAACCCGGGCATTTCTACGATGTCTGTTCCGCAGTGCACCCCATGGCCGTGGCTTCGCCGTTCTTCCGTGCCTTCGAGCTGTCCAAGCGGATCGAACTGCGGGTTCCGGAGGTTCAGCACGGAACACCTTTGGACATTGGCGGGGCCGCGTTGGCGTACCAGTCCCTGGACCGGACCGTTCAGGGCTTGGGCGTGGATGGCCCGGCGTACCGCCGGCTCATGGAACCCTTGCTGGAGCGGGTCTCCGGGGTAGTGGAATTTACGTCCAACCAGCTGCTGCGCATACCGAAAGACCCGTTGGCCACCGTGGGCTTTGGTCTTGCCACGCTGGATCAGGGCACGCCCATGTGGGGCCGCCGCTTCCGGGAAGAGGCAGCGCCCGCGCTCCTGACCGGGGTGATGTCGCACGCGCTGGGTTCGCAACCGTCCCTGAGCTCAACCGGCGCCGGGCTCCTGCTCGGGGTCCTTGCCCATGCCGGCGGTTGGCCGATTCCCGTAGGGGGGTCAATGTCCATTGCCCAGGCGATGGCGGATGACGTGACCGCCCACGGAGGAACCATCCACGTAGGTGAACGAGTGGACTCCCTGGACCAGGTTCGGCCCGCGGACGCCATACTGTTGGATGTGGCTCCCCCGACCCTGGCCCGGATCGGCGGCGCGGAAGTACCCGACCGCTACCGCAGGGCACTGGAAGCATTCCGGTTCGGGAATGCAGCGTGCAAAGTGGACTTTATTCTTTCCGGGCCTGTGCCTTGGTTGGATCCTGGTCTGGCCCAAGCAGGGACGGTCCATGTGGGCGGTTCACGTCTCGCCATGGCCGAATCCGAGAATCTGGTGGCCATGGGTAAATATCCTCCGGAACCATACGTCCTGGTCTCCCAGCCGTCCCTGGTGGACCCAACGCGCGCACCCGAAGGCCGCCACATCCTGTGGTCTTACTGCCACGTCCCGGCCAACTCCACCGTGGACATGGCCGAAGCGGTCACGGACCGTATCGAGCAGTATGCGCCCGGCTTCAGGGACGTCGTGGTTGCGTCAAAGACGACGACGGCGGCAGAACTGGCTGCTTACAACGAAAACTATGTGGGCGGCGACTTCAGCGCAGGCACCCTCGATCTTCGCGGACTGGTGCAGCGTCCCGTGGTTTCCAATGTGCCCTGGCGAACACCAATGCCCGGTGTGTACCTGTGCTCATCGTCGACGCCGCCAGGGCCCGGTGTGACGGGAATGCCCGGGTACCACGCCGCTAAACATGCCCTCAAGGACATATTCAAACTGCGGGTACCCGGGCTGGGCGTTTAG
- a CDS encoding sensor histidine kinase: MQSPTGAATILRVLRVCLHVGFAVLLLVAVIRLLTGVGTAGSPSSTALAAGLGLSALLAVVYLAGTILEKRHASDPSRFNPTRYAGWWLGAVMMLWLLLLLVSGDFAWVAFPLFFLQLHLLPRRLALPTIALSTVLLIGALWFHSRGSSDGGLQLAMVLGPVFGAGFAVVTGLAYRALFLEAENQRVVAEDLRRTRAELAKTQHDAGTMAERERLAREIHDTLAQGFSSIVLMGRSAEKALDDGDATAAKERLRIVQDTASANLAEARSFVRGLRSPDLEQSGLVDTLRRLCEKTETEAAARGTALRCRFELVGSPVELPNTYQTTLLRAAQASLANVWAHAKARAAVVTLSFVGSEVTLDVFDDGIGFEPSTAVGPARGDGTGVGLLSLRERLAALDGSLEIESAPGEGTVVAIRVPLPVGEGEA, from the coding sequence ATGCAGTCCCCCACCGGCGCCGCCACGATCCTCCGCGTCCTGCGCGTGTGCTTGCACGTCGGATTCGCCGTGCTGCTGCTCGTCGCTGTCATTCGCCTGCTGACCGGGGTGGGCACTGCCGGGTCGCCGTCATCCACGGCGTTAGCCGCCGGCCTGGGCCTTTCCGCCCTCCTGGCGGTGGTGTATCTGGCGGGAACCATCCTGGAGAAACGACACGCAAGCGACCCCTCCCGTTTCAATCCGACGCGCTACGCAGGTTGGTGGCTGGGCGCAGTGATGATGCTGTGGCTACTGCTCCTGCTGGTCAGTGGCGACTTCGCCTGGGTCGCCTTTCCCCTGTTCTTCCTGCAGCTCCACCTGCTCCCCCGGCGCCTGGCGTTGCCCACGATTGCGCTGAGTACGGTCCTGCTGATCGGTGCCCTTTGGTTCCATAGCCGCGGCTCGTCCGACGGCGGCCTGCAGCTCGCGATGGTCCTGGGGCCGGTGTTTGGAGCCGGCTTCGCCGTGGTCACCGGGCTGGCGTACCGGGCGTTATTCCTTGAGGCCGAGAATCAGCGGGTCGTCGCCGAGGACCTGCGCCGGACCCGGGCGGAACTCGCGAAAACGCAACATGACGCCGGGACCATGGCCGAGCGTGAACGGCTAGCCAGGGAAATCCACGACACCCTTGCCCAGGGCTTCTCCAGCATCGTCCTGATGGGCCGATCCGCGGAGAAAGCTTTGGATGACGGGGATGCAACGGCTGCAAAGGAGCGCCTGCGGATCGTGCAGGACACGGCCTCAGCGAACCTGGCCGAGGCCCGCAGCTTTGTCCGGGGGCTCCGCTCACCTGACCTGGAGCAATCCGGCCTGGTGGACACCTTGCGCCGCCTTTGTGAGAAAACCGAGACCGAAGCCGCTGCCCGTGGAACCGCGCTGCGCTGCCGTTTCGAGCTGGTGGGTTCCCCCGTGGAGCTTCCCAACACCTACCAAACCACCCTGCTCCGGGCCGCCCAAGCCTCCCTTGCGAACGTATGGGCGCACGCAAAGGCGCGCGCCGCCGTCGTGACCCTTTCCTTCGTCGGCTCCGAGGTGACGTTGGACGTTTTTGATGATGGCATCGGTTTTGAGCCGTCGACGGCGGTGGGCCCAGCGCGCGGCGACGGCACCGGCGTCGGGCTGCTGAGTTTGCGCGAACGGCTGGCCGCGCTGGATGGCAGCCTGGAGATCGAGTCGGCTCCGGGTGAGGGAACAGTGGTTGCGATCCGGGTGCCGTTGCCCGTGGGAGAAGGCGAGGCATGA
- a CDS encoding NPCBM/NEW2 domain-containing protein has translation MSAPSLGLSGAAPNSPGRAKKLGRKAASLGLASLLLAGAIPALTFATAANSAPGDPAGVKAVTPEVPVDAAGVPLGAVTGFTQSGNVVDLSTGKGAIRVTFLDGGTFRLEADPSGTFTDPANTDQGDPARTANIVVGKDKFPGTAPTIVDGDWLTLKTAKISVAINKSTTQLRVTRADGSLVMEESAPITFGSNSATQHLAQQDGEQFIGGGMQNGRSVHTGALINIAKNFDWDDDGYPNAVPYYMSSKGYGVLRDTFARGSYDFKDQPTTTHEEKRFDAYYFVGDYKQALGAYTTLTGKPMMPPVYALEYGDADCYNRSNPGYSSSGYGDPDGAKQRTPDAIKTARKFVENDMPAGWMLVNDGYGCEYQQLPETVSNIEEETDLKVGLWTQRSLTNQEYEVGEAGVRLRKLDVAWVGQGYRQALTGCEAAHDGIEQYSNARGTSLMVEGWAGAQRCGMQWTGDHSGNLDAVRWQVSALTGAGNSGLAFTTGDVDGIFGGSAESYVRDLQWKAFAPALYSMSGWAATDKRPWLYGDQATAINRQYLQLRQQLMPFIYTLAQESSTSGVSMMRSMALEFPDQQWSYGAEANNQFMLSSDFLVAPVFTQTDVRNGIFLPAGQQWVDYWTGKLYQGGQILNGYNAPLDKLPVFVRAGAVIPQGIVARNASLVPEDSMITLDVYAQGQDTFTLYEDDKVTREFKDGKSSSQIFAVDAPGKGNSSVKVSIGERKGEYTGKAAARPYELKVHAGAAPKDVKIGGTKLTQQPTQAAYAAATTGWFFDEATNGTIWVKTGSIPSNQSATVQLQQAGPLGGKSQEDTAAEVRVTTGQQVFQDQETTVTAAFVNTGTKAKTNVVLTPVLPEGWAVVSSSGATAATVEGGATASATFVIKPGSSAKAGQQTVRVSASYAASGSNQSVTGGNQIYVAYGSLAAAYNTVSVTTVAGKTLGNFDGGGATFAAEQLAAAAVPAGGVRPGSTVTVDAGKPTQVDYTWPAVGPDVPNSVALSAQTISVKGKGTHLAVLGSAAVGNGTSPTLTLTYADGSSEQQSIYFPNWLQPSVLNGAVLAVSEQGRNNATGPSPEYTQYKYQAFSNTVRLNPTKELASVTLPTDTRVKFFDWKVTSQPLPSVPVGSVYASETPWVQALNGYGVIGKNVANKDSASSPDKPLAINYTDPATGKEPVFNKGLGVHAASKITYYLGGKCTKFTSQVGLESGFGGNIIFKVNADGVNKYQSRTYTPGFAPESVTVDLTGAAYVELVVDPSGSINGAHGVWGDAKFTCAP, from the coding sequence ATGTCCGCACCCTCCCTGGGCCTTTCCGGCGCTGCTCCCAACAGCCCCGGACGCGCCAAAAAGTTAGGCAGGAAGGCCGCGTCGCTCGGCCTTGCCTCGCTCCTCCTCGCAGGGGCCATCCCTGCGCTGACCTTCGCAACGGCCGCGAATTCCGCACCAGGCGACCCCGCCGGCGTCAAAGCCGTCACCCCCGAAGTACCTGTAGACGCCGCCGGAGTACCTCTCGGTGCGGTGACCGGATTTACCCAGTCCGGCAACGTCGTCGACCTTTCCACCGGTAAAGGCGCCATCCGGGTCACCTTCCTGGACGGCGGGACCTTCCGCCTGGAAGCCGATCCCAGCGGCACGTTCACGGATCCCGCTAATACCGACCAAGGCGACCCGGCCAGGACCGCCAACATCGTGGTGGGCAAAGACAAATTTCCCGGCACTGCGCCCACTATCGTCGACGGCGACTGGCTGACCCTGAAGACGGCCAAGATCAGCGTCGCGATCAACAAGTCCACCACCCAACTCCGCGTGACCCGGGCCGACGGCTCACTGGTGATGGAAGAATCGGCGCCCATCACCTTCGGCTCCAACTCGGCAACGCAGCACCTTGCACAGCAGGACGGCGAGCAGTTCATCGGCGGCGGCATGCAAAACGGGCGTTCCGTGCACACCGGCGCGCTGATCAACATCGCCAAGAACTTCGACTGGGACGACGACGGCTACCCCAATGCCGTGCCGTACTACATGTCATCCAAGGGCTACGGTGTCCTCCGCGACACATTCGCCCGCGGCTCCTACGACTTCAAGGACCAGCCCACCACCACGCACGAGGAAAAGCGGTTCGACGCCTACTACTTCGTGGGCGACTACAAACAGGCCCTTGGCGCGTACACCACGCTGACCGGCAAGCCGATGATGCCGCCGGTCTACGCCCTGGAATACGGCGACGCCGACTGCTACAACCGCTCCAACCCGGGCTATTCCTCCTCCGGCTACGGCGACCCCGACGGTGCCAAGCAGCGCACGCCAGACGCCATCAAAACGGCACGGAAGTTCGTTGAAAACGATATGCCTGCCGGCTGGATGCTGGTCAACGACGGCTACGGCTGCGAATATCAGCAACTCCCGGAAACCGTGAGCAACATCGAGGAAGAAACCGACCTCAAGGTTGGCCTCTGGACCCAGCGTTCCCTGACCAACCAGGAGTACGAAGTGGGCGAGGCCGGCGTCCGGCTCCGCAAGCTCGACGTTGCCTGGGTTGGCCAGGGCTACCGCCAGGCACTCACCGGATGCGAAGCTGCCCATGACGGCATCGAGCAGTACTCCAATGCGCGCGGCACTTCCTTGATGGTGGAGGGTTGGGCGGGGGCCCAGCGTTGCGGCATGCAGTGGACCGGTGACCATTCCGGAAACCTCGACGCCGTTCGCTGGCAGGTCTCGGCCCTCACCGGCGCGGGAAACTCGGGCTTGGCGTTCACCACCGGGGACGTTGACGGGATCTTCGGCGGTTCGGCCGAATCCTACGTCCGCGACCTCCAGTGGAAGGCCTTCGCCCCGGCGCTGTACTCCATGTCCGGCTGGGCCGCCACGGACAAGCGTCCATGGCTCTACGGCGACCAAGCCACGGCCATCAACCGCCAGTACCTCCAACTGCGGCAGCAGCTCATGCCCTTCATCTACACGCTCGCCCAGGAATCCTCCACCAGCGGTGTGTCGATGATGCGCTCCATGGCCCTGGAATTCCCCGACCAGCAGTGGTCCTACGGTGCTGAGGCCAACAACCAGTTCATGCTCAGCTCCGATTTCCTGGTGGCGCCTGTCTTTACCCAAACCGATGTCCGCAACGGCATCTTCCTCCCCGCCGGCCAGCAGTGGGTGGATTACTGGACCGGCAAGCTCTACCAGGGCGGCCAGATCCTCAACGGTTACAACGCACCCCTGGACAAACTGCCGGTATTCGTTCGGGCCGGTGCGGTGATCCCGCAAGGCATCGTGGCCCGCAACGCCTCCTTGGTACCCGAAGATTCCATGATCACCTTGGACGTTTACGCCCAAGGCCAGGACACCTTCACGCTCTATGAAGATGACAAGGTCACCCGCGAATTCAAGGATGGAAAGTCCTCCAGCCAGATCTTCGCAGTGGATGCGCCCGGCAAGGGCAACAGCAGCGTCAAGGTATCCATCGGTGAGCGGAAGGGCGAGTACACCGGCAAGGCCGCTGCCCGACCCTACGAACTGAAAGTCCACGCCGGCGCGGCCCCCAAGGACGTGAAGATCGGCGGCACCAAGCTCACCCAACAACCAACCCAGGCCGCCTACGCCGCTGCGACCACGGGTTGGTTCTTCGATGAGGCCACCAACGGCACCATCTGGGTCAAGACAGGATCCATCCCCTCCAACCAGTCAGCCACGGTTCAGCTCCAGCAGGCAGGTCCGCTGGGCGGCAAGAGCCAGGAGGACACCGCGGCCGAAGTCCGCGTGACCACCGGACAGCAGGTCTTCCAGGACCAGGAAACAACAGTCACCGCGGCGTTCGTGAACACCGGAACCAAGGCCAAGACCAACGTGGTCCTGACTCCCGTCCTGCCCGAGGGTTGGGCCGTGGTCTCGTCCTCCGGTGCCACTGCAGCGACAGTTGAAGGCGGAGCAACAGCCAGTGCCACCTTCGTCATCAAACCCGGCTCCAGCGCGAAGGCGGGCCAACAGACCGTGCGGGTGTCGGCGTCGTACGCTGCATCCGGCTCCAACCAGTCGGTAACTGGCGGCAACCAGATCTACGTCGCCTACGGTTCGCTGGCTGCGGCCTACAACACCGTTTCGGTCACCACCGTGGCGGGCAAAACGCTCGGAAACTTCGACGGCGGCGGTGCCACTTTCGCTGCCGAGCAGCTGGCTGCCGCCGCGGTCCCGGCCGGCGGAGTTCGGCCAGGCAGCACGGTCACTGTTGATGCCGGTAAGCCCACACAGGTGGACTACACGTGGCCGGCCGTGGGACCGGATGTCCCCAACTCCGTGGCCCTTTCCGCGCAAACCATCTCAGTCAAGGGCAAAGGTACGCATCTTGCCGTCCTCGGATCCGCCGCGGTAGGTAACGGCACCAGCCCCACACTGACCCTGACGTACGCGGACGGCTCCTCAGAGCAGCAGTCCATCTACTTCCCCAACTGGCTGCAGCCTTCGGTACTCAACGGAGCCGTGCTGGCGGTCTCGGAACAGGGCCGCAATAACGCCACCGGCCCGTCGCCGGAGTACACGCAGTACAAGTACCAGGCGTTCTCCAACACCGTGCGGCTCAATCCCACCAAGGAGCTGGCATCGGTCACGCTGCCCACGGACACACGGGTGAAGTTCTTCGACTGGAAGGTGACCTCGCAGCCTCTGCCATCTGTTCCTGTGGGCTCCGTGTATGCCTCTGAAACCCCGTGGGTCCAGGCGCTGAACGGCTACGGCGTCATCGGCAAGAACGTGGCCAACAAAGATTCGGCGTCCTCCCCGGATAAGCCGTTGGCCATCAACTACACGGATCCCGCCACAGGCAAGGAGCCCGTGTTCAACAAGGGCCTCGGCGTGCATGCAGCGTCAAAGATCACCTATTACCTGGGCGGAAAGTGCACTAAGTTCACGTCCCAGGTGGGGCTCGAAAGCGGCTTCGGCGGCAACATCATCTTCAAGGTCAACGCCGACGGCGTGAACAAGTACCAGTCGCGCACGTACACGCCGGGGTTCGCTCCTGAATCCGTGACAGTGGACCTCACCGGGGCCGCATACGTGGAGCTGGTGGTGGACCCGTCCGGTTCCATCAACGGCGCCCACGGTGTGTGGGGTGATGCGAAGTTCACCTGCGCTCCCTAG